In one window of Ptiloglossa arizonensis isolate GNS036 chromosome 5, iyPtiAriz1_principal, whole genome shotgun sequence DNA:
- the LOC143147253 gene encoding transcription initiation factor TFIID subunit 6 isoform X1, which produces MECDDQNTLRMNESESVYGTTLSQESIKVIAESIGVGNFPDEAAKDLAEDVSYRLKEIIQDAAKFMRHGKRQRMTTHDIDHALKIKNIEPTYGFFAKDHVPFRFASGGGRELHFIEEKEIDLNEVISMSGGQTWPKLPLEITLRAHWLCIDGVQPTIPENPPPVSKDVQKLESVDPTSKLSNKSQNIGVGKPGGGGKSQKLRNVETVHVKQLATHELSVEQQLYYKEITEACVGSDEARRAEALQSLSADPGLHEMLARMCTFIAEGVRVNVVQNHLALLIYLMRMVKALLDNPSLYLEKYLHELIPSIATCIVSRQLCMRPEGDNHWALRDFASRLMAQICKNFNTSTNNVQTRVTRMFSQALAKNSQTPLASLYGAIEGLCELGPEVIKALVIPKIKSISERIESCIEGPGLSSVDKNGAGHIKTLLVKSVAPVLKTVRSPPDYVEDYKQDYGYIGPALCAAVAKARTQPATLATTASATTALTSQQGPTCTGKTIVQAVTSSSPGQQTGRTIMLGTGRTASGTTTSGGQKFVILQSRSQTPTASNINTSAIQQQQQQSQSQQQLQQQQQQQQQQQQQQVKIAQTNVTQQKTHIQSSAPKLVVVCMSSSSHSTTTVTQGNITTKAQNVFVSQQSVECSMSPEEEQHSFQ; this is translated from the exons ATGGAATGCGATGATCAAAATACTTTAAGGATGAATGAAAGTGAATCAGTTTATGGGACTACATTGTCCCAAGAATCGATAAAAGTAATTGCAGAGAGTATAGGTGTGGGAAATTTCCCTGACGAAGCTGCTAAAGACCTTGCAGAAGATGTAAGCTATAGACTTAAAGAAATCATACAG GATGCTGCTAAATTTATGAGACATGGCAAACGTCAACGTATGACAACTCACGATATAGATCATGCTctaaaaattaagaatattGAACCAACTTATGGATTTTTTGCCAAAGATCATGTACCATTCCGTTTTGCTTCTGGTGGTGGTCGAGAATTACATTtcatagaagaaaaagaaattgatctCAATGAAGTTATATCAATGTCTGGTGGACAAACATGGCCCAAATTACCTTTAGAAATTACACTACGTGCCCATTGGCTTTGTATTGATGGTGTTCAGCCTACAATACCAGAGAATCCGCCTCCAGTCTCTAAAG ATGTTCAGAAATTAGAGAGCGTTGATCCAACAAGCAAACTATCAAACAAGAGTCAAAACATTGGTGTTGGAAAACCAGGAGGTGGAGGCAAGAGTCAGAAATTACGTAATGTGGAAACCGTTCATGTTAAACAGTTAGCAACTCATGAATTGAGTGTAGAACAACAATTGTACTACAAAGAAATTACGGAAGCTTGCGTCGGATCGGATGAAGCACGTAGAGCAGAGGCACTTCAATCCCTTTCTGCCGATCCCGGTTTACATGAAATGTTGGCACGCATGTGCACTTTCATTGCAGAGGGTGTCCGTGTTAATGTAGTACAAAATCATCTTGCACTTCTTATTTATCTAATGCGTATGGTTAAAGCTCTTTTGGACAATCCTAGCCTTTACTTagaaaaatat TTGCACGAATTAATACCATCTATTGCAACTTGTATAGTATCGCGACAATTATGTATGAGACCAGAAGGAGATAATCACTGGGCGCTGCGCGATTTCGCTTCGCGTCTTATGGctcaaatttgtaaaaattttaacacctctacgaataacgtacaaaccAGAGTAACCAGAATGTTTAGTCAAGCATTGGCTAAAAATAGTCAG ACCCCATTAGCGTCCCTTTACGGTGCGATCGAGGGATTATGCGAATTAGGTCCAGAAGTGATTAAAGCGTTAGTTATTCctaaaattaaatcgatttctGAACGTATTGAATCATGTATTGAAGGACCAGGTTTGTCAAGTGTAGATAAAAATGGAGCGGGCCATATAAAGACGTTACTTGtg AAATCAGTGGCTCCCGTTTTGAAAACTGTACGATCTCCTCCGGATTATGTAGAAGATTATAAACAGGATTACGGTTACATAGGTCCTGCTTTATGTGCAGCGGTTGCAAAAGCTCGCACACAGCCAGCAACGTTAGCGACGACTGCATCAGCAACAACGGCTCTAACGAGTCAACAAGGTCCTACGTGTACTGGAAAGACTATCGTACAAGCTG TGACGAGTTCCAGTCCTGGACAACAAACTGGACGTACAATAATGTTAGGAACAGGTAGAACCGCCAGTGGAACTACTACAAGTGGTGGACAAAAATTCGTCATCTTGCAATCAAGATCGCAAACACCAACCGCTTCTAATATTAATACCAGTGCAattcagcaacagcaacaacaatctCAGTCACAACAGCAactgcagcagcaacaacagcaacagcagcagcagcaacagcagcaagtTAAAATAGCGCAAACCAATGTCACTCAACAGAAGACACACATACAAAGTAGCGCGCCGAAATTAGTAGTTGTTTGTATGTCGAGTAGTAGTCATTCTACTACTACAGTAACTCAG GGAAATATAACGACAAAAGCACAGAATGTCTTTGTATCCCAACAAAGTGTTGAATGCTCCATGAGTCCAGAAGAAGAACAACATTCTTTTCAGTAA
- the LOC143147253 gene encoding transcription initiation factor TFIID subunit 6 isoform X2 produces the protein MECDDQNTLRMNESESVYGTTLSQESIKVIAESIGVGNFPDEAAKDLAEDDAAKFMRHGKRQRMTTHDIDHALKIKNIEPTYGFFAKDHVPFRFASGGGRELHFIEEKEIDLNEVISMSGGQTWPKLPLEITLRAHWLCIDGVQPTIPENPPPVSKDVQKLESVDPTSKLSNKSQNIGVGKPGGGGKSQKLRNVETVHVKQLATHELSVEQQLYYKEITEACVGSDEARRAEALQSLSADPGLHEMLARMCTFIAEGVRVNVVQNHLALLIYLMRMVKALLDNPSLYLEKYLHELIPSIATCIVSRQLCMRPEGDNHWALRDFASRLMAQICKNFNTSTNNVQTRVTRMFSQALAKNSQTPLASLYGAIEGLCELGPEVIKALVIPKIKSISERIESCIEGPGLSSVDKNGAGHIKTLLVKSVAPVLKTVRSPPDYVEDYKQDYGYIGPALCAAVAKARTQPATLATTASATTALTSQQGPTCTGKTIVQAVTSSSPGQQTGRTIMLGTGRTASGTTTSGGQKFVILQSRSQTPTASNINTSAIQQQQQQSQSQQQLQQQQQQQQQQQQQQVKIAQTNVTQQKTHIQSSAPKLVVVCMSSSSHSTTTVTQGNITTKAQNVFVSQQSVECSMSPEEEQHSFQ, from the exons ATGGAATGCGATGATCAAAATACTTTAAGGATGAATGAAAGTGAATCAGTTTATGGGACTACATTGTCCCAAGAATCGATAAAAGTAATTGCAGAGAGTATAGGTGTGGGAAATTTCCCTGACGAAGCTGCTAAAGACCTTGCAGAAGAT GATGCTGCTAAATTTATGAGACATGGCAAACGTCAACGTATGACAACTCACGATATAGATCATGCTctaaaaattaagaatattGAACCAACTTATGGATTTTTTGCCAAAGATCATGTACCATTCCGTTTTGCTTCTGGTGGTGGTCGAGAATTACATTtcatagaagaaaaagaaattgatctCAATGAAGTTATATCAATGTCTGGTGGACAAACATGGCCCAAATTACCTTTAGAAATTACACTACGTGCCCATTGGCTTTGTATTGATGGTGTTCAGCCTACAATACCAGAGAATCCGCCTCCAGTCTCTAAAG ATGTTCAGAAATTAGAGAGCGTTGATCCAACAAGCAAACTATCAAACAAGAGTCAAAACATTGGTGTTGGAAAACCAGGAGGTGGAGGCAAGAGTCAGAAATTACGTAATGTGGAAACCGTTCATGTTAAACAGTTAGCAACTCATGAATTGAGTGTAGAACAACAATTGTACTACAAAGAAATTACGGAAGCTTGCGTCGGATCGGATGAAGCACGTAGAGCAGAGGCACTTCAATCCCTTTCTGCCGATCCCGGTTTACATGAAATGTTGGCACGCATGTGCACTTTCATTGCAGAGGGTGTCCGTGTTAATGTAGTACAAAATCATCTTGCACTTCTTATTTATCTAATGCGTATGGTTAAAGCTCTTTTGGACAATCCTAGCCTTTACTTagaaaaatat TTGCACGAATTAATACCATCTATTGCAACTTGTATAGTATCGCGACAATTATGTATGAGACCAGAAGGAGATAATCACTGGGCGCTGCGCGATTTCGCTTCGCGTCTTATGGctcaaatttgtaaaaattttaacacctctacgaataacgtacaaaccAGAGTAACCAGAATGTTTAGTCAAGCATTGGCTAAAAATAGTCAG ACCCCATTAGCGTCCCTTTACGGTGCGATCGAGGGATTATGCGAATTAGGTCCAGAAGTGATTAAAGCGTTAGTTATTCctaaaattaaatcgatttctGAACGTATTGAATCATGTATTGAAGGACCAGGTTTGTCAAGTGTAGATAAAAATGGAGCGGGCCATATAAAGACGTTACTTGtg AAATCAGTGGCTCCCGTTTTGAAAACTGTACGATCTCCTCCGGATTATGTAGAAGATTATAAACAGGATTACGGTTACATAGGTCCTGCTTTATGTGCAGCGGTTGCAAAAGCTCGCACACAGCCAGCAACGTTAGCGACGACTGCATCAGCAACAACGGCTCTAACGAGTCAACAAGGTCCTACGTGTACTGGAAAGACTATCGTACAAGCTG TGACGAGTTCCAGTCCTGGACAACAAACTGGACGTACAATAATGTTAGGAACAGGTAGAACCGCCAGTGGAACTACTACAAGTGGTGGACAAAAATTCGTCATCTTGCAATCAAGATCGCAAACACCAACCGCTTCTAATATTAATACCAGTGCAattcagcaacagcaacaacaatctCAGTCACAACAGCAactgcagcagcaacaacagcaacagcagcagcagcaacagcagcaagtTAAAATAGCGCAAACCAATGTCACTCAACAGAAGACACACATACAAAGTAGCGCGCCGAAATTAGTAGTTGTTTGTATGTCGAGTAGTAGTCATTCTACTACTACAGTAACTCAG GGAAATATAACGACAAAAGCACAGAATGTCTTTGTATCCCAACAAAGTGTTGAATGCTCCATGAGTCCAGAAGAAGAACAACATTCTTTTCAGTAA
- the Aurb gene encoding aurora kinase B isoform X1, which translates to MIHIETFKLPSNTPPEYKDVVLSTLYKMEDHIEARGPRYQWSLDDFEIGSPLGRGKFGRVYLAREKTTQYMVALKTLYKIELMKGRVEKQAMREIEIQTHLRHPHILQMLTYFHDHKRIYLVLEFAAGGELYKALKRQPNERFNEHMSAKYTYQVADALEYCHRNNVIHRDIKPENLLLTSAGDIKLADFGWSVHAPSSKRNTLCGTLDYLPPEMVTGQTYDIYVDHWCLGILCYEFLVGVPPFLSDSQQETYVKIKTLNIKWPEEITPGAKDLISKLIKRRSSERISMAAVKKHFWILKYKDGH; encoded by the exons ATGATTCATATTGAAACATTTAAACTTCCTTCCAATACTCCACCTGAGTATAAGGATGTTGTTCTTAGTACTTTATATAAAATGGAAGATCACATTGAAGCTAGAGGTCCAAG ATATCAGTGGAGTCTAGATGATTTTGAAATTGGTTCACCTTTGGGTCGTGGTAAATTTGGTCGTGTGTACTTAGCTAGAGAGAAAACTACACAGTATATGGTTGCTTTGAAAACTTTGTATAAAATAGAGTTGATGAAAGGACGTGTGGAAAAACAAGCAATGCgggaaattgaaattcaaacaCATTTAAG GCATCCTCATATTCTTCAAATGTTGACTTATTTTCATGATCACAAACGTATTTATCTTGTATTAGAATTTGCAGCTGGGGGAGAATTGTATAAAGCATTAAAACGTCAACCCAATGAAAGATTTAATGAACACAT GTCTGCAAAATATACTTATCAAGTTGCAGATGCTTTAGAATATTGTCATAGAAATAATGTGATTCACAGAGATATAAAACCAGAAAATTTGTTACTTACATCTGCTGGTGATATAAAATTAGCAGATTTTGGCTGGTCTGTTCATGCACCATCATCCAA GAGAAATACACTATGTGGAACATTGGATTATTTACCACCAGAAATGGTAACAGGACAAACCTATGATATATATGTCGATCACTGGTGTTTAGGTATCCTTTGTTACGAATTTCTAGTTGGCGTACCACCTTTTCTTAGCGACTCACAACAGGAAACTTATGTTAAAATAAAAACTTTAAACATAAAATGGCCAGAAGAAATTACACCTGGAGCTAAAGATCTTATATCAAAG TTAATCAAACGCAGAAGCTCTGAAAGGATTTCTATGGCTGCTGTCAAGAAACATTTTTGGATTCTTAAATATAAGGATGGACAttga
- the Aurb gene encoding aurora kinase B isoform X2, translating to MIHIETFKLPSNTPPEYKDVVLSTLYKMEDHIEARGPRYQWSLDDFEIGSPLGRGKFGRVYLAREKTTQYMVALKTLYKIELMKGRVEKQAMREIEIQTHLRSAKYTYQVADALEYCHRNNVIHRDIKPENLLLTSAGDIKLADFGWSVHAPSSKRNTLCGTLDYLPPEMVTGQTYDIYVDHWCLGILCYEFLVGVPPFLSDSQQETYVKIKTLNIKWPEEITPGAKDLISKLIKRRSSERISMAAVKKHFWILKYKDGH from the exons ATGATTCATATTGAAACATTTAAACTTCCTTCCAATACTCCACCTGAGTATAAGGATGTTGTTCTTAGTACTTTATATAAAATGGAAGATCACATTGAAGCTAGAGGTCCAAG ATATCAGTGGAGTCTAGATGATTTTGAAATTGGTTCACCTTTGGGTCGTGGTAAATTTGGTCGTGTGTACTTAGCTAGAGAGAAAACTACACAGTATATGGTTGCTTTGAAAACTTTGTATAAAATAGAGTTGATGAAAGGACGTGTGGAAAAACAAGCAATGCgggaaattgaaattcaaacaCATTTAAG GTCTGCAAAATATACTTATCAAGTTGCAGATGCTTTAGAATATTGTCATAGAAATAATGTGATTCACAGAGATATAAAACCAGAAAATTTGTTACTTACATCTGCTGGTGATATAAAATTAGCAGATTTTGGCTGGTCTGTTCATGCACCATCATCCAA GAGAAATACACTATGTGGAACATTGGATTATTTACCACCAGAAATGGTAACAGGACAAACCTATGATATATATGTCGATCACTGGTGTTTAGGTATCCTTTGTTACGAATTTCTAGTTGGCGTACCACCTTTTCTTAGCGACTCACAACAGGAAACTTATGTTAAAATAAAAACTTTAAACATAAAATGGCCAGAAGAAATTACACCTGGAGCTAAAGATCTTATATCAAAG TTAATCAAACGCAGAAGCTCTGAAAGGATTTCTATGGCTGCTGTCAAGAAACATTTTTGGATTCTTAAATATAAGGATGGACAttga
- the Pus10 gene encoding pseudouridine synthase 10, producing MSLSIEEEKRIFCFLQQRNCCLRCCFRFIGWRTPECFQNPIKLTKSLGYIAVEDTSSSNELPCMVCLGILQNQMQELVVQKIQTEIENQNYDSETFICALTIPICVSFRERLLHMQCGLELGLSKNTLIKLKVKMQTIKDVWKLVVTPKIEQIIKKQVDVTTPSAFLIEIIFTYTYNEKECEALLSMYKGTKNAVNKRKRKCNDNRFSRKSIETLMMSITDEEFTQCFKAFSFETTASVNVESIVCSHSSIFVGGRYNKLSRELSQTPWFINGEKKMQTSVQDILCNPIAEVIRAQSIKFLSSGREDVDVRNIHSGRPFAVELVNPRMTKITDKLLSDLVNKINQSSEQVQITSNLKVLSRLDLKKLKEGENVKTKFYRALCVCRNISKNTLSLEELNDLKRVKIIQKTPIRVLHRRPLSPRTRLIYEMRARWAKPEELKKLLNTASEDASLFFVLDIKTQAGTYIKEFVHGDFGRTKPSLCDILNAEVDIVALDVTGINLNWP from the exons ATGAGTCTTTCCATTGAAGAAGAGAAACGCATCTTCTGTTTCTTGCAGCAACGAAATTGTTGCTTAAGATGTTGTTTTCGTTTCATTGGCTGGCGCACGCCAGAGTGCTTCCAGAATCCTATTAAGCTGACAAAAAGT TTAGGATATATTGCTGTGGAAGATACTTCTTCTAGTAATGAGCTGCCTTGTATGGTTTGTTTGGGGATTCTTCAAAATCAAATGCAAGAATTGGTTGTTCAAAAA ATTCAGACTGAAATAGAAAACCAAAATTATGACAGTGAAACATTCATATGTGCATTAACAATACCTATATGCGTAAGCTTTAGAGAACGTTTATTGCATATGCAGTGTGGTCTTGAACTTGGTCTTTCAAAAAATACATTGATCAAGCTCAAAGTCAAAATGCAAACTATTAAAGATGTTTGGAAATTGGTAGTCACTCCTAAAATAGAACAGATTATCAAGAAACAAGTGGATGTAACAACACCTTCTGCTTTCCTCattgaaatcatttttacaTATACTTATAATGAAAAAGAATGTGAAGCCTT ATTAAGCATGTATAAAGGAACAAAAAATGCAGTaaataaacgaaaacgaaagtGCAATGATAATAGATTTAGCAGAAAAAGTATAGAAACTTTAATGATGAGCATAACAGATGAAGAATTTACTCAATGTTTTAAGGCTTTCTCATTTGAAACAACTGCAAGTGTCAATGTAGAAAGTATTGTGTGTTCACATTCAAGTATTTTTGTAGGAG GTCGATACAACAAGCTATCCAGAGAACTCAGTCAAACACCATGGTTTATAAATGGTGAGAAAAAAATGCAAACATCCGTTCAAGATATATTATGTAATCCTATTGCTGAAGTTATAAGAGCTCAAT ctattaaatttttatcatcTGGAAGGGAAGATGTGGATGTTAGAAACATACATTCAGGGAGACCATTCGCGGTTGAATTAGTAAATCCTCGAATGACTAAAATAACAGATAAGTTATTATCAGATCTAGtcaataaaattaatcaatCTTccgaacaagtacaaattacatCAAATTTGAAAGTGTTATCTAGACTCGATTTGAAGAAACTGAAGGAAGGTGAAAATGTTAAAACGAAATTTTATCGAGCTCTTTGCGTCTGTCGCAATATTTCCAAAAACACATTGTCTCTCGAAGAATTAAATGACCTAAAGCGagtaaaaataatccaaaaGACACCGATTAGGGTATTGCATAGACGCCCCTTAAGTCCCAGAACACGTTTAATATATGAAATGAGGGCTCGTTGGGCAAAGCctgaagaattaaagaaattgttgaacACTGCAAGCGAAGATGCTAGTTTGTTTTTTGTATTAGATATCAAAACACAAGCCGGGACATACATAAAAGAATTTGTCCATGGCGATTTTGGACGGACCAAGCCAAGTTTGTGTGATATACTTAATGCTGAAGTTGATATTGTTGCACTGGATGTAACAGGTATTAATTTAAACTGGCCATAG
- the Fsd gene encoding transmembrane protein fates-shifted, with the protein MPILRKRSSRRINAVNGNGNLIGDVTIDDFANSSRTHARFKKAATNVSSEVKQNTISQTKELWNKMDENDEVDLLDSNKFKKNSKGTLIVKGKNRKSKISKTDTEEKGVNYPLDLWFIISEYISPETVGKFARICKSSYYVTTTGKFWFHLYKSYYRFVPGLPERLQPHCMVRMHGLRACVIRTLHHTYFVLKREVADVFYLQQDEPHSLVKRRCCLMWHKEGKMRWYFYFKLKKVSKSVSNTLHEKPKVTSKKTDFLEMLEDVAANPEEDCKVLRVVCLKYSMLPLVNGLILQSVSITLMPGFKEHRLQLGFGTSNIASSLTNQVILNGVVNYQILDWWHPLYPHQDAITAMELPQNDFWDQS; encoded by the exons ATGCCTATATTACGAAAAAGGTCAAGCAGAAGGATAAACGCGGTGAATGGAAATGGCAATTTGATTGGAG ATGTAACCATAGACGATTTCGCGAACTCGTCACGAACCCACGCGAGGTTCAAAAAGGCTGCGACGAATGTCTCTTCCGAAG TGAAGCAGAATACAATATCCCAAACAAAAGAGTTGTGGAATAAAATGGATGAAAATGATGAAGTTGATTTACTTGATTCAAATAAGTTTAAGAAGAACAGCAAAG GTACATTAATAGTTAAAGGAAAAAATAGGAAGTCAAAAATATCTAAAACAGATACAGAAGAAAAAG GTGTGAACTATCCACTAGATCTATGGTTTATTATATCAGAGTATATTAGTCCTGAAACAGTGGGAAAGTTTGCTCGAATATGCAAAAGTTCTTACTATGTAACAACAACAGGCAAATTTTGGTTTCATTTATACAAGTC TTATTATAGGTTTGTACCTGGTTTACCAGAACGTCTTCAACCACATTGCATGGTTCGCATGCATGGATTACGTGCTTGTGTTATCAGAACATTGCACCATACTTATTTTGTATTGAAAAGAGAAGTCGCTGATGTGTTTTATTTACAACAAGATGAACCACATTCCCTTGTGAAAAGAAGATGTTGTCTTATGTGGCATAAA GAAGGAAAAATGCGATGGTACTTCTACTTCAAATTAAAGAAAGTGTCAAAATCAGttagtaatacattacatgaaaAACCTAAGGTAACTAGTAAAAAAACAGACTTCCTTGAAATGTTAGAAGATGTAGCTGCAAATCCAGAAGAGGATTGTAAAGTACTTAGG GTAGTTTGTTTGAAATATAGTATGTTGCCACTGGTAAATGGCTTAATTTTACAATCAGTGTCAATAACTTTGATGCCAGGTTTTAAAGAACACCGATTACAACTTGGTTTTGGAACATCAAATATTGCCAGTTCATTAACAAATCAAGTGATTTTAAATGGTGTTGTTAATTATCAAATTCTAGACTGGTGGCATCCGCTTTATCCCCATCAAGATGCGATTACCGCTATGGAATTACCACAAAACGATTTTTGGGATCAGAGCTAA
- the Cog2 gene encoding conserved oligomeric Golgi complex subunit 2, with product MSKENINLPKAPKDLCFTELDFIQKNFDVDTFLQEHRKSSKLETMRDDLGIYLKLLRSAMIDLINRDYIDFVNLSSNLIGLDKAINDLQSPLGQLREEVMQVLQMLDNEIAAVSNNINENKKIREYKQSLFSLQHIYKSLNKLSSVLSLNAFLESPNKIDILEQATAELNLLQFHMSRCKLDNMSDKQMEYDQLEQSYMTHLNGFFLACIQEKNSVLLIRCLRIYVTLDKIRDAENLVRKEIVSPLIHNVISIENLQIDLLGLQSIYNRLLNILNIDLKQLLDITLHPNRLSVKGFNFLVNSFWIDVEEKIEQYIKCIFAPGDPVLFHSRYVATLEFLEKLKAECVTPNSLVALKENTHYKHFQKKWNLPVYYQIRFQEIAGAVETVLTKPISPSSIKGTLNSLTQNEFSLHATCVVWDNLQRIWADDVYLYQLFHRFWKFSLQMCARYQTWSQTVLKEVWPIENEVHSSNKVEHSTKLNFLICLYKDIEKMVKILPSLMETVQMKLKQQTLRVLKLLEDSLYETTENLRTILPQVSEEIVNELLRQCVPHLKQVSDIPRLFRRTKRDVPTKPCAYVKNALTFLVIFHSDYKNIIPNNVNCWLELAFSSLTEHYLASVTDVLTSVQKTEESLRRLKKIRDKSTGSFSSEVQGITDDEKIRIQLQVDVQAYTNMITEMEISTSNVLHVEELLHAVETSSRRCT from the exons ATGTCAAAGGAGAACATTAATTTACCAAAAGCTCCAAAGGATTTATGTTTTACAGAACTTGATTTTATTCAg aaaaattttgatgttgacaCCTTTCTCCAAGAGCACAGAAAGAGTTCAAAATTAGAAACAATGCGAGATGATTtaggaatatatttaaaattgttgagATCTGCTATGATTGATTTGATCAACCGAGATTACATAGATTTTGTAAACTTGTCAAGTAACTTGATTGGTCTGGACAAAGCTATCAATGACTTGCAATCACCATTGGGTCAATTAAGGGAGGAAGTAATg CAAGTACTACAGATGTTAGATAATGAGATTGCTGCAGTTTCTAATAATATAAATGAGAATAAGAAGATCAGAGAATACAAGCAGAGCCTGTTTAGTTTACAACATATTTATAAATCATTAAACAAGCTATCATCAGTATTATCTCTAAATGCATTCCTTGAAAGTCCTAATAAAATAGACATTTTAGAACAAGCTACAGCAGAACTTAATCTGTTACAGTTTCACATGTCTAGATGTAAATTAGATAATATGAGTGATAAGCAAatg gaATATGATCAACTTGAACAATCTTACATGACACATCTTAATGGATTTTTCTTAGCATGTATACAAGAAAAAAATTCTGTCTTGTTAATTCGTTGTTTGAGAATTTATGTTACACTTGACAAAATAAGAGATGCAGAAAATTTAGTAAGGAAAGAAATTGTTAGTCCATTGATTCACAATGTAATCAgtatagaaaatttacaaattgacTTACTTGGTCTACAGAGTATATATAAcaggttattaaatattttaaatatagatCTCAAACAACTTTTAGATATTACACTTCATCCTAATAG aCTCTCTGTAAAAGGTTTTAATTTCTTAGTAAATAGTTTTTGGATTGATGTGGAAGAGAAAATTGAGCAATacataaaatgtatttttgctccaggAGATCCAGTACTATTTCACTCT AGATATGTAGCAACTTTGGagtttttagaaaaattaaaagctGAATGTGTCACACCTAATTCTTTAGTTGCATTAAAAGAAAACACACATTATAAGCATTTTCAAAAGAAATGGAATTTACCAGTATACTATCAAATCCGATTTCAAGAAATAGCTGGTGCTGTAGAAACAGTTTTAACAAAACCAATATCGCCATCATCCATAAAAGGAACTTTAAACTCTCTTACACAAAATGAATTTTCTCTCCATGCAACATGTGTTGTATGGGACAATCTGCAAAGAATTTGGGCTGATGACGTATATCTGTATCAACTCTTTCACCG ATTCTGGAAATTTAGTCTCCAGATGTGTGCCAGATATCAAACGTGGTCCCAAACTGTGCTCAAAGAA GTATGGCCAATAGAAAATGAAGTACACAGTTCGAACAAAGTGGAACATTCTACAAAGCTTAATTTCCTAATTTGTTTATATAAGGATATAGAGAAAATGGTGAAAATACTCCCCTCTCTTATGGAAACAGTTCAAATGAAGCTTAAACAACAAACTCTGagagtattaaaattattagaaG ATTCTCTTTATGAAACGACAGAAAATTTAAGAACTATTTTGCCACAAGTCTCTGAAGAAATTGTGAACGAACTTTTGAGACAATGTGTGCCACATTTAAAACAAGTCAGTGATATACCAAGACTATTTAGACGAACAAAGAGGGACGTGCCAACAAAACCATGTGCTTATGTTAAAAATGCGCTTACTTTTCTTGTTATATTTCATtcagattacaaaaatattataccaAACAATGTTAATTGTTGGTTAGAATTAGCCTTCTCTTCATTGACTGAACA CTACCTAGCTTCTGTGACAGATGTGTTAACTTCGGTACAAAAAACTGAAGAGAGTTTGAGAAGATTGAAAAAAATACGTGACAAATCGACAGGTTCCTTTTCTTCTGAAGTTCAAGGAATTACTGATGATGAAAAAATACGTATTCAACTGCAAGTCGATGTACAGGCTTACACGAACATG ATTACTGAAATGGAGATTTCAACTTCAAATGTGCTTCACGTAGAAGAGTTATTACATGCTGTTGAAACATCATCAAGGAG atgtacatAA